In Schistocerca nitens isolate TAMUIC-IGC-003100 chromosome 10, iqSchNite1.1, whole genome shotgun sequence, a single window of DNA contains:
- the LOC126210655 gene encoding gastrula zinc finger protein XlCGF71.1-like has translation MQQASCGNKTDIRHLAHRCDICKETFSQLQDLKEHTHVDRRELLHSCNVCSKIFKRRDTLEKHFRLHTGERPYCCSVCNKTFTQSSTLKEHSRLHTGERPYSCSVCSKAFKSNSHLHKHFRLHTGERPYNCGVCKKTFKSNSHLRKHVKLHTGERPYSCAVCNKTFVTNTNLKMHSRLHTGERPYSCCVCNKTFKSNNHLKLHSRLHTGERPYCCSICNKSFTRSDLLKQHSQIHTGECA, from the coding sequence ATGCAGCAAGCATCCTGTGGGAATAAAACTGATATAAGACATCTGGCACACAGGTGTGACATCTGCAAAGAGACATTCAGCCAGTTGCAGGATCTGAAGGAGCACACACACGTGGACAGACGTGAATTGTTGCATTCGTGTAACGTGTGTAGCAAAATATTCAAAAGGAGAGACACTTTGGAGAAACACTTCCGTTTGCATACTGGTGAACGCCCATACTGTTGTAGCGTTTGCAACAAGACATTCACTCAAAGCAGTACTTTGAAGGAGCATTCACGGCTGCACACGGGTGAACGCCCATACAGCTGTAGCGTTTGCAGCAAGGCATTCAAATCGAATAGTCATCTACATAAACATTTCAGACTACATACAGGCGAACGCCCGTATAACTGTGGCGTTTGCAAAAAGACATTCAAATCAAATAGCCATCTACGTAAACATGTGAAGCTGCATACGGGCGAACGCCCCTACAGTTGTGCCGTTTGCAACAAGACATTTGTAACAAATACTAACCTTAAGATGCATTCACGGCTGCATACTGGCGAACGCCCCTACAGCTGTTGCGTTTGCAACAAGACATTCAAATCAAATAACCATCTAAAGTTGCATTCAAGGCTACATACTGGCGAACGCCCCTACTGTTGCAGTATTTGCAACAAGTCATTCACACGAAGTGATCTATTGAAGCAGCATTCTCAGATTCATACTGGCGAATGTGCTTAA